A genomic region of Corallococcus macrosporus contains the following coding sequences:
- a CDS encoding AraC family transcriptional regulator, with product MPTARPDSAPNPHLSELATLLARHTPTDGIHVTAIPRVVLIRASQPSTPLHALQEPALCIVAQGRKQVLLGEELYVYGTDQCLVASVDLPVTGQVVEASPAAPYLCFRLDLEPGQLGSLMMEAELDAPGPTDMVRGLALGPVGTPLLDATARLVRLLDTPRDIPVLAPLIIREILYRLLSGENSERLRRIAVADSRRESVTRAIHWLKEHYAAPLRIERLARAVHMSPSALHHHFKSVTAMSPLQYQKQLRLQEARRLMLAQAMDAAMAGHSVGYESPSQFSREYSRMFGAPPSRDIARLRESLASAPAAAR from the coding sequence ATGCCGACCGCCCGTCCCGACTCCGCTCCGAACCCGCACCTGTCCGAGCTGGCGACCCTCCTGGCGCGCCACACCCCCACGGACGGCATCCACGTCACGGCCATTCCCCGCGTGGTGCTCATCCGCGCATCCCAGCCCTCCACGCCGCTGCACGCGTTGCAGGAACCGGCGCTGTGCATCGTCGCGCAGGGCCGCAAGCAGGTGCTCCTGGGAGAAGAGCTGTATGTCTATGGCACGGACCAATGCCTCGTCGCGTCCGTGGACCTGCCCGTCACGGGACAGGTGGTGGAGGCGTCGCCCGCCGCGCCCTACCTGTGCTTCCGGCTGGACCTGGAGCCGGGGCAACTGGGCAGCCTGATGATGGAGGCGGAGCTGGACGCGCCCGGCCCCACGGACATGGTGCGCGGCCTGGCCCTGGGCCCCGTGGGCACGCCGCTCCTGGACGCCACGGCGCGGCTGGTGCGGCTGCTGGACACGCCGCGAGACATCCCCGTGCTCGCGCCGCTCATCATCCGCGAGATCCTCTACCGCCTGCTGTCCGGCGAGAACTCCGAGCGGCTGCGGCGCATCGCCGTGGCGGACAGCCGCCGGGAGTCCGTCACCCGCGCCATCCACTGGCTCAAGGAGCACTACGCCGCGCCGCTGCGCATCGAGCGGCTGGCGCGCGCCGTCCACATGAGCCCGTCCGCGCTGCACCACCACTTCAAGTCCGTCACCGCCATGAGCCCGCTGCAGTACCAGAAGCAGCTGCGGCTCCAGGAGGCCCGCCGCCTGATGCTGGCGCAGGCCATGGACGCGGCGATGGCCGGCCACTCCGTGGGCTACGAGAGTCCGTCCCAGTTCAGCCGCGAGTACAGCCGGATGTTCGGTGCACCACCTTCCCGTGACATCGCGAGGCTGCGGGAGTCCCTCGCTTCCGCCCCGGCGGCGGCGCGCTAG
- a CDS encoding M16 family metallopeptidase gives MSFPSGPLRASRLAMAALASLSLTLGGCATLPPRGQVVMRDVSFPLRDFRMPSGLRVVVERDARAPVVAVVAVVGAGGSSDPGGKEGLAHLVEHLAFRARPGNGPSVQARLNATGAGHSNASTSLDYTAYEELAPKESLATLVKLEGERLSSPLSNVSPEVFAVEREVVRNELRQRNETGYVGQVYSWVHAASFPAGDPYSRPVVGSHESLSALTLADAHRFARAHYRPDNVTLVISGDVDLAQVEATLQQNLPPAWVGTGAPLAQDARMPAQRSEPPVAPVSKTLPVYAAAVPSPELYLSWVLPRAFDEASALHDFVEVSLDSKLWEAVRNDGDIAGISTSLVSGTRASLLIVRVNLSRGDHPERSAEKVLDQVYKTWSAEAAAGNVLGQEFNFQSLRRQVVTSMVLESERLLARTKSRALLTHFTTDVRSYTRSQMALMGLDGGKVTDFAYRWLQRDRAHAILVRPGESGGPTAAPVLAKLPGGEPAVEGGERVTPSMLSATSAAVRTLKLENGMEVLLVPRPGLPVVRVGAALGGGTAHGEKPGVADLAKWGAFRESFFEGRPSDWGLHEVTRTELDHVQVHLAGTAGNVGNMLAMLAEDLSTTRTSEDVVRYWREQVQPWREAVDTRPEVLAHRNLMHALYGTHPYAHEATGAQMGKVSWSEAQAWLEDVYRPGNTVVVVAGEFDEKEVEPMVRKYLGDWSRGKPQPVVVPPAPVLPAASANVSTLFTARPGASQGQVQLACRLPTATPELEARYALMAELLEVDVYERTRSGTGASYGFWARPWIGRGGAAHLVLEGSLDAQRLREGVGSLRETLAAFSKDVSAKDLEHARARLLARQAVSFISTDAWVAALLEARVRGFPVEAVAQRPTHLQAVTAEAVKQEFAGCLQRLVVNVTGDEAPSRAALQAVSVP, from the coding sequence ATGTCCTTCCCGTCGGGTCCCCTTCGCGCCTCGCGTCTGGCCATGGCCGCGCTGGCCTCCCTGTCCTTGACGCTGGGCGGCTGCGCCACGCTTCCGCCGCGCGGACAGGTCGTCATGCGCGACGTGTCCTTCCCCTTGCGCGACTTCCGCATGCCGTCCGGCCTGCGCGTGGTGGTGGAGCGCGACGCGCGCGCGCCCGTGGTGGCGGTGGTCGCGGTGGTGGGCGCGGGCGGCTCCAGCGACCCCGGCGGCAAGGAGGGGCTGGCGCACCTGGTGGAGCACCTGGCCTTCCGCGCGCGTCCTGGCAACGGGCCTTCCGTGCAGGCGCGGCTCAACGCCACGGGCGCGGGCCACTCCAATGCCTCCACCAGCCTGGACTACACGGCCTATGAGGAGCTGGCCCCGAAGGAGTCGCTGGCCACGCTGGTGAAGCTGGAGGGCGAGCGGCTGTCGTCGCCGCTCTCCAACGTCAGCCCGGAGGTCTTCGCGGTGGAGCGCGAGGTGGTGCGCAACGAGCTGCGCCAGCGCAACGAGACGGGCTACGTGGGCCAGGTGTACAGTTGGGTGCACGCGGCGTCGTTCCCGGCGGGGGACCCGTACTCGCGGCCCGTGGTGGGTTCGCACGAGTCGCTGTCCGCCCTCACGCTGGCGGACGCGCACCGCTTCGCGCGCGCCCACTACCGTCCGGACAACGTCACCCTGGTCATCTCCGGGGACGTGGACCTGGCGCAGGTGGAGGCCACGCTCCAGCAGAACCTGCCGCCCGCGTGGGTGGGCACCGGCGCCCCGCTGGCCCAGGATGCGCGCATGCCCGCGCAGCGCTCGGAGCCTCCGGTCGCGCCGGTCAGCAAGACGCTGCCGGTGTACGCGGCGGCGGTGCCGTCGCCGGAGCTGTACCTGTCGTGGGTGCTGCCGCGCGCCTTCGACGAGGCCAGCGCCCTGCACGACTTCGTGGAGGTCAGCCTGGACAGCAAGCTCTGGGAGGCGGTGCGCAACGACGGCGACATCGCGGGCATCTCCACCAGCCTGGTGTCCGGCACCCGCGCGTCGCTGCTCATCGTGCGCGTGAACCTGTCGCGCGGGGACCACCCGGAGCGCTCGGCGGAGAAGGTCCTGGACCAGGTGTACAAGACGTGGTCCGCGGAGGCCGCGGCCGGCAACGTGCTGGGCCAGGAGTTCAACTTCCAGTCCCTGCGCCGCCAGGTGGTGACCAGCATGGTGCTGGAGTCGGAGCGGCTGCTGGCGCGCACGAAGAGCCGCGCGCTGCTCACCCACTTCACGACGGACGTGCGCTCGTACACGCGCTCGCAGATGGCGCTGATGGGGCTGGACGGCGGCAAGGTGACGGACTTCGCGTACCGGTGGCTCCAGCGCGACCGGGCGCACGCCATCCTGGTGCGGCCCGGGGAGAGCGGCGGTCCGACGGCGGCGCCCGTGCTGGCGAAGCTGCCCGGGGGCGAGCCCGCGGTGGAGGGCGGCGAGCGCGTCACGCCGTCCATGCTGTCGGCGACCTCGGCCGCCGTGCGGACGCTGAAGCTGGAGAACGGCATGGAGGTGCTGCTGGTGCCCCGGCCGGGCCTGCCCGTGGTGCGCGTGGGCGCGGCGCTGGGCGGAGGGACGGCGCACGGGGAGAAGCCGGGCGTGGCGGACCTGGCGAAGTGGGGCGCCTTCCGCGAGTCCTTCTTCGAGGGCCGCCCGAGCGACTGGGGCCTGCACGAGGTCACGCGCACGGAGCTGGACCACGTGCAGGTGCACCTGGCCGGCACGGCGGGCAACGTGGGGAACATGCTGGCGATGCTCGCCGAGGACCTGTCCACCACGCGCACGTCGGAGGACGTGGTGCGCTACTGGCGCGAGCAGGTGCAGCCGTGGCGTGAGGCGGTGGACACGCGGCCGGAGGTGCTGGCGCACCGGAACCTGATGCACGCGCTGTACGGCACGCACCCCTATGCCCACGAGGCGACGGGGGCGCAGATGGGCAAGGTGTCCTGGTCGGAGGCGCAGGCGTGGCTGGAGGACGTCTACCGGCCTGGCAACACGGTGGTGGTGGTGGCCGGTGAGTTCGACGAGAAGGAGGTCGAGCCGATGGTGCGCAAGTACCTGGGCGACTGGAGCCGGGGCAAGCCGCAGCCGGTGGTGGTGCCGCCGGCGCCGGTGCTGCCCGCCGCGTCCGCGAACGTGAGCACGCTCTTCACCGCGCGCCCCGGGGCCAGCCAGGGTCAGGTGCAGCTGGCCTGCCGGCTGCCCACGGCCACGCCGGAGCTGGAGGCGCGCTACGCGCTGATGGCGGAGCTGCTGGAGGTGGACGTCTACGAGCGGACGCGCTCCGGGACGGGGGCGTCGTATGGCTTCTGGGCGCGGCCCTGGATTGGGCGTGGCGGCGCGGCGCACCTGGTGCTGGAGGGCAGCCTGGACGCGCAGCGGCTGCGCGAGGGCGTGGGGTCGCTGCGGGAGACGCTGGCGGCGTTCTCCAAGGACGTGTCCGCGAAGGACCTGGAGCACGCCCGGGCGCGGCTGCTGGCGCGGCAGGCGGTGTCGTTCATCTCCACGGATGCCTGGGTGGCGGCGCTGCTCGAGGCGCGCGTGCGAGGCTTCCCGGTGGAGGCGGTGGCCCAGCGCCCCACGCACCTCCAGGCGGTGACGGCGGAAGCGGTGAAGCAGGAGTTCGCGGGCTGCCTCCAGCGCCTCGTGGTGAACGTCACGGGGGATGAAGCCCCCAGCCGCGCCGCCCTCCAGGCGGTGTCGGTGCCGTAA
- a CDS encoding methylmalonyl-CoA mutase family protein: MRHPQPTTAPQPYRPRHHVRIVTAASLFDGHDAAINVMRRLMQSSGAEIIHLGHNRSVAEIVDCAIQEDAQGIALTSYQGGHVEYFKYMIDLLRERGANIKVFGGGGGTILPTEIEELHKYGVARIYSPDDGRAMGLQGMIDDLISQCDFEKRPADYKGLLKTPLPREPERIASLITIAENFADAGEELRTALQAASVEAPRVPVLGITGTGGAGKSSLVDELVRRFLADFPDKTLAVLSVDPSKRKSGGALLGDRIRMNAIDNPRVYMRSMATRQSNLALSRHVAHSIEVCKAAGFDLIVVETSGIGQSDTEITEHSDVALYVMTAEYGAATQLEKIDMLDFADVIAINKFDKRGSLDALRDVKKQWKRNHNAFTLADDAVPVYGTIASQFNDPGMNTLYRAIVDALVKKTGATLDSRFSLTPGMSEKKWIIPPERTRYLAEIVEACEGYDGFVRAQAAIARRMYQLHGTIQALRQNVGKKKLEIVEPKSADDVVQVTERVEGEPAYLGDLVALYQDLESRLHADCRRLLAEWPATKKRYAASKYQFQVRDKVIELDLISETLSHLRVPKIALPKYEDWGDILTWLLRENAPGAFPFTAGVFPLKREGEDPARMFAGEGGPERTNKRFHYVSRGLPAKRLSTAFDSVTLYGEDPDHRPDIYGKVGNSGVSIANVDDAKKLYSGFDLADPSTSVSMTINGPAPMLLGFFLNAAVDQQCEKWIRANGKVDEVEKRIDALYKERGLPRPRYQGELPQGNDGLGLLLLGVSGDEVLPADVYAKIRASTLQAVRGTVQADILKEDQAQNTCIFSTEFALRVMGDIQQYFIDQKVRNFYSVSISGYHIAEAGANPISQLAFTLANGFTFVEYYLSRGMHIDDFAPNLSFFFSNGMDPEYAVLGRVARRIWAKAIRDKYGGNDRSQKLKYHIQTSGRSLHAQEIAFNDIRTTLQALLALNDNCNSLHTNAYDEAITTPTEESVRRALAIQLVINKEFGLSKNENPNQGSFIIEELTDLVEAAVLNEFRAISERGGVLGAMERMYQRSKIQEESLYYEMQKHDGTLPIIGVNTFLDPKGSPTVTPPEVIRATKEEKDYAITARDAFWKRNAKTAPAALEAVRRAALDNGNVFGALMDACKVCTLGQLSRALYEVGGQYRRNM, from the coding sequence GTGCGACACCCCCAACCGACCACCGCTCCCCAGCCGTACCGGCCCCGCCACCACGTCCGCATCGTCACGGCCGCCAGCCTCTTTGACGGACACGACGCGGCCATCAACGTGATGCGCCGCCTGATGCAGTCCTCCGGCGCGGAGATCATCCACCTGGGCCACAACCGGTCCGTGGCGGAGATCGTCGACTGCGCCATCCAGGAGGACGCCCAGGGCATCGCCCTCACGTCCTACCAGGGCGGCCACGTCGAGTACTTCAAGTACATGATTGATTTGCTGCGCGAGCGCGGCGCGAACATCAAGGTGTTCGGCGGCGGCGGCGGCACCATCCTCCCCACGGAGATTGAAGAGCTGCACAAGTACGGCGTCGCGCGCATCTATTCCCCGGACGACGGCCGCGCCATGGGCCTCCAGGGGATGATTGACGACCTCATCTCCCAGTGTGACTTCGAGAAGCGCCCGGCGGACTACAAGGGCCTCTTGAAGACGCCGCTGCCGCGCGAGCCCGAGCGCATCGCGTCGCTCATCACCATCGCGGAGAACTTCGCGGACGCGGGCGAGGAGCTGCGCACCGCGCTGCAGGCCGCCAGCGTGGAGGCCCCGCGAGTGCCCGTGCTGGGCATCACCGGCACGGGTGGCGCCGGCAAGTCCAGTCTCGTGGACGAGCTGGTGCGCCGCTTCCTGGCGGACTTCCCGGACAAGACGCTGGCGGTGCTCTCCGTGGACCCGTCCAAGCGCAAGTCCGGCGGCGCGCTGCTGGGCGACCGCATCCGCATGAACGCCATCGACAACCCGCGCGTCTACATGCGCTCGATGGCCACCCGCCAGAGCAACCTGGCCCTGTCCCGGCACGTCGCCCACTCCATCGAGGTCTGCAAGGCGGCGGGCTTCGACCTCATCGTGGTGGAGACTTCCGGCATCGGCCAGTCGGACACGGAAATCACCGAGCACTCGGACGTGGCGCTCTACGTGATGACGGCCGAGTACGGCGCGGCGACGCAGCTCGAGAAGATCGACATGCTCGACTTCGCGGACGTCATCGCCATCAACAAGTTCGACAAGCGCGGGTCGCTGGACGCGCTGCGCGACGTGAAGAAGCAGTGGAAGCGCAACCACAACGCCTTCACCCTGGCCGATGACGCGGTGCCCGTGTACGGCACCATCGCTTCGCAGTTCAACGACCCGGGCATGAACACGCTGTACCGGGCCATCGTCGACGCGCTGGTGAAGAAGACGGGCGCGACGCTGGACAGCCGGTTCTCCCTCACGCCCGGCATGAGCGAGAAGAAGTGGATCATCCCCCCGGAGCGCACGCGCTACCTGGCGGAGATTGTCGAAGCCTGCGAGGGCTACGACGGCTTCGTGCGCGCCCAGGCCGCCATCGCCCGGCGCATGTACCAACTGCACGGCACCATCCAGGCCCTGCGCCAGAACGTGGGGAAGAAGAAGCTGGAAATCGTCGAGCCGAAGAGCGCGGACGACGTGGTGCAGGTGACGGAGCGCGTGGAGGGCGAGCCCGCGTACCTGGGCGACCTGGTGGCGCTGTACCAGGACCTGGAAAGCCGCCTGCACGCGGACTGCCGGCGCCTGCTGGCCGAGTGGCCCGCGACGAAGAAGCGCTACGCCGCGTCCAAGTACCAGTTCCAGGTGCGCGACAAGGTCATCGAGCTGGACCTCATCAGCGAGACGCTGTCGCACCTGCGCGTGCCCAAGATTGCCCTGCCGAAGTATGAGGACTGGGGCGACATCCTGACGTGGCTGCTGCGGGAGAACGCGCCGGGCGCCTTCCCGTTCACCGCGGGCGTCTTCCCGCTCAAGCGCGAGGGCGAGGACCCCGCGCGCATGTTCGCGGGCGAGGGCGGCCCGGAGCGCACCAACAAGCGCTTCCACTACGTGTCGCGCGGCCTGCCGGCGAAGCGCCTGTCCACGGCGTTCGACTCGGTGACGCTGTACGGCGAGGACCCGGACCACCGGCCGGACATCTACGGCAAGGTGGGCAACTCGGGCGTGTCCATCGCGAACGTGGACGACGCGAAGAAGCTCTACTCCGGCTTCGACCTGGCGGACCCGTCCACCTCCGTGTCCATGACCATCAACGGCCCGGCCCCCATGCTGCTGGGCTTCTTCCTCAACGCCGCGGTGGATCAGCAGTGCGAGAAGTGGATCCGCGCCAACGGCAAGGTGGACGAGGTCGAGAAGCGCATCGACGCGCTCTACAAGGAGCGCGGCCTGCCGCGTCCGCGCTACCAGGGCGAGCTGCCCCAGGGCAACGACGGCCTGGGCCTGCTGCTCTTGGGCGTGTCAGGTGATGAGGTCCTGCCGGCGGACGTCTACGCGAAGATTCGCGCGTCCACGCTCCAGGCGGTGCGCGGCACGGTGCAGGCGGACATCCTCAAGGAGGACCAGGCGCAGAACACCTGCATCTTCTCCACGGAGTTCGCCCTGCGCGTGATGGGCGACATCCAGCAGTACTTCATCGACCAGAAGGTGCGGAACTTCTACTCGGTGTCCATCAGCGGCTACCACATCGCTGAGGCCGGGGCGAACCCCATCTCCCAGCTGGCCTTCACGCTGGCGAACGGCTTCACCTTCGTCGAGTACTACCTGTCGCGCGGGATGCACATCGACGACTTCGCGCCCAACCTGTCGTTCTTCTTCTCCAACGGCATGGACCCGGAATACGCGGTGCTGGGGCGCGTGGCCCGCCGCATCTGGGCCAAGGCCATCCGGGACAAGTACGGCGGCAACGACCGGTCGCAGAAGCTGAAGTACCACATCCAGACGTCCGGCCGGTCCCTGCACGCGCAGGAGATTGCCTTCAACGACATCCGCACCACGCTGCAGGCGTTGCTGGCGCTCAACGACAACTGCAACTCGTTGCACACGAACGCCTACGACGAGGCCATCACCACGCCCACGGAGGAGAGCGTGCGGCGCGCGCTGGCCATCCAGCTGGTCATCAACAAGGAGTTCGGCCTGTCCAAGAACGAGAACCCCAACCAGGGCTCGTTCATCATCGAGGAGCTGACGGACCTGGTGGAGGCGGCGGTGCTCAACGAGTTCCGCGCCATCTCCGAGCGCGGCGGCGTGCTGGGCGCCATGGAGCGCATGTACCAGCGCTCCAAGATTCAGGAGGAGTCGCTCTACTACGAGATGCAGAAGCACGACGGGACGCTGCCCATCATCGGCGTGAACACCTTCCTGGACCCGAAGGGCTCGCCCACGGTGACGCCGCCGGAAGTGATTCGCGCGACGAAGGAGGAGAAGGACTACGCCATCACCGCGCGTGACGCCTTCTGGAAGCGCAACGCGAAGACGGCGCCCGCGGCCCTGGAGGCGGTGCGCCGCGCGGCCCTGGACAACGGCAACGTGTTCGGCGCGCTGATGGACGCCTGCAAGGTGTGCACGCTGGGCCAGCTGTCCCGCGCGCTGTACGAGGTGGGCGGCCAGTACCGGCGCAACATGTGA
- a CDS encoding SDR family oxidoreductase codes for MTTDIQGKVVAITGASSGIGEATARLLASQGAKVVLGARRADRLEALTGELRSKGGEARYKALDVTKREDVDAFVAFTLKEYGRLDVLINNAGVMPLSKLEELKVDEWNRMIDVNIRGVLHGIAAGLPVMKRQKSGQFINLSSIGGHSVVPTAAVYCATKYAVIAISEGLRQEVGADIRVTVISPGVTQSELAESISDPASREYMREFRKDAIPADAIARAIRYAISQPADVDVSEIIIRPTSSAY; via the coding sequence ATGACGACGGACATCCAGGGCAAGGTCGTGGCCATCACGGGAGCGAGCAGCGGCATTGGCGAGGCGACTGCACGCCTGCTCGCCAGTCAGGGGGCGAAGGTGGTGCTGGGCGCGCGCCGGGCGGACCGGCTGGAGGCGCTGACGGGCGAGCTGCGGTCGAAGGGCGGAGAGGCCCGCTACAAGGCGCTGGACGTGACGAAGCGCGAGGACGTGGACGCCTTCGTGGCCTTCACGCTGAAGGAGTACGGACGGCTGGACGTGCTCATCAACAACGCGGGCGTGATGCCGCTGTCCAAGCTGGAGGAGCTGAAAGTGGACGAGTGGAACCGGATGATCGACGTGAACATCCGGGGTGTGCTGCACGGCATCGCGGCGGGGCTGCCGGTGATGAAGCGCCAGAAGTCGGGGCAGTTCATCAACCTGTCTTCCATTGGCGGGCACTCGGTGGTCCCGACGGCGGCGGTCTACTGCGCCACGAAGTACGCGGTGATCGCCATTTCGGAAGGGCTTCGCCAGGAGGTGGGCGCGGACATCCGCGTGACGGTGATTTCTCCGGGAGTCACCCAGTCGGAGCTGGCGGAGAGCATCAGCGACCCGGCGTCGCGCGAGTACATGCGCGAGTTCCGCAAGGACGCCATTCCCGCGGACGCCATCGCCCGGGCCATCCGCTACGCCATCAGCCAGCCCGCGGACGTGGACGTGAGTGAGATCATCATCCGCCCCACGTCCAGCGCCTACTGA
- a CDS encoding ferritin-like domain-containing protein: MMSSGEGGDWGLKHTATQLSAGELEQLAHEEPFRDSVLPRSGSAVRFLRVHLMRIAGHLGELHLPDFKEVVGGAIQAAEQPTPLLFVAQLRERLGFERTSSRLYAGLLVKTHALGSYPGGPTPERLVELHNQELDHLNLIRECIYRLGMDAPQMMASGNTADPRTHGLLRAVDDPCATLQDALRAVLIAEILNNAGWALLVDLAQELGPPDLVDAFREVLREETLHLEEVTDWVANLPEDIRAAAPRASAG; encoded by the coding sequence ATGATGTCTTCGGGTGAAGGTGGTGACTGGGGACTGAAGCACACGGCGACGCAACTCAGCGCCGGGGAGCTGGAGCAGCTGGCCCACGAGGAGCCGTTCCGGGACTCCGTCCTGCCCCGCTCGGGCAGCGCCGTGCGGTTCCTGCGCGTGCACCTCATGCGCATCGCCGGGCACCTGGGCGAGCTGCACCTGCCGGACTTCAAGGAGGTGGTGGGCGGCGCCATCCAGGCCGCGGAGCAGCCCACGCCGCTGCTCTTCGTCGCCCAGCTGCGGGAGCGGCTCGGCTTCGAGCGGACCAGCTCGCGGCTCTACGCGGGCCTGCTGGTGAAGACCCATGCCCTGGGCAGCTACCCGGGTGGCCCCACGCCGGAGCGGCTGGTGGAGCTGCACAACCAGGAGCTGGACCACCTGAACCTCATCCGCGAGTGCATCTACCGGCTCGGGATGGACGCGCCCCAGATGATGGCGTCCGGGAACACCGCCGATCCCCGGACGCACGGCCTCCTGCGGGCCGTGGACGACCCGTGCGCCACGCTCCAGGACGCGCTGCGCGCGGTCCTCATCGCGGAGATCCTCAACAACGCCGGCTGGGCGCTGCTCGTGGACCTGGCCCAGGAGCTGGGCCCGCCCGACCTGGTGGACGCCTTCCGCGAAGTGCTGCGCGAGGAGACGCTGCACCTGGAAGAGGTCACGGACTGGGTGGCCAACCTCCCCGAAGACATCCGCGCCGCCGCCCCGCGGGCTTCCGCGGGCTGA
- the meaB gene encoding methylmalonyl Co-A mutase-associated GTPase MeaB, giving the protein MKLLSADTYVEGVRAGDRAVLARAITLVESEHPKHAGLAQEVLTKLLPHTGRSRRVGISGVPGVGKSTFIDALGMHLVGSGHKVAVLAIDPSSSITGGSILGDKTRMYRLARETSAYIRPSPSSGTLGGVARKTRETLLLCEAAGFDVVLVETVGVGQSETVVADLVDFYLVLMLAGAGDELQGIKRGILEVADMVAINKADGDNLPRATRARAEYRAALHLMRPGAEPVVTTCSAMEGTGIDTLWASVVDVVSKREASGELQHRRTQQQVGWMWAMVHDGLRAALRAHPEVAALVPVLEQAVREGRATPTSAALRVLGAFLPQSQA; this is encoded by the coding sequence GTGAAGCTGCTGTCCGCGGACACCTACGTCGAAGGCGTGCGCGCGGGCGACAGGGCGGTGCTCGCGCGCGCCATCACCCTGGTGGAGAGCGAGCACCCGAAGCACGCCGGGCTCGCGCAAGAGGTGCTGACGAAGCTCCTGCCCCACACCGGCAGGAGCCGCCGCGTGGGCATCAGCGGCGTGCCTGGCGTGGGCAAGAGCACCTTCATCGACGCGCTGGGCATGCACCTGGTGGGCAGCGGCCACAAGGTGGCGGTGCTCGCCATCGACCCGTCCAGCAGCATCACGGGCGGCAGCATCCTGGGCGACAAGACGCGCATGTACCGGCTGGCGCGGGAAACCTCCGCGTACATCCGCCCCAGCCCCTCCAGCGGCACGCTGGGCGGCGTCGCGCGCAAGACGCGGGAGACGCTGCTGCTGTGCGAGGCCGCGGGCTTCGACGTGGTGCTGGTGGAGACGGTGGGCGTGGGCCAGTCCGAGACGGTGGTCGCGGACCTGGTGGACTTCTACCTGGTGCTGATGCTCGCGGGCGCCGGGGACGAATTGCAGGGCATCAAGCGCGGCATCCTCGAAGTGGCGGACATGGTGGCCATCAACAAGGCGGACGGCGACAACCTGCCCCGCGCCACCCGGGCCCGCGCCGAGTACCGCGCCGCCCTGCACCTCATGCGCCCCGGCGCGGAGCCGGTCGTCACGACGTGCAGCGCCATGGAGGGCACCGGCATCGACACGCTGTGGGCCTCCGTGGTGGACGTCGTCAGCAAGCGCGAGGCCTCTGGAGAACTGCAGCACCGGCGCACCCAGCAGCAGGTGGGCTGGATGTGGGCCATGGTGCACGACGGCCTCCGAGCAGCCCTGCGGGCGCACCCCGAGGTGGCCGCCCTGGTGCCCGTCCTGGAGCAGGCCGTACGCGAAGGGCGCGCGACGCCCACCTCCGCCGCACTGCGTGTGTTGGGCGCGTTCCTGCCGCAATCCCAGGCCTGA